One window of Mesorhizobium sp. PAMC28654 genomic DNA carries:
- the rsmH gene encoding 16S rRNA (cytosine(1402)-N(4))-methyltransferase RsmH yields MMAGNGDDPHAVGGPARHIPVLLGEVLEALSPVEGDLIVDGTFGAGGYTKAILAEGASVVAIDRDPDAIAAGRALEAQSAGRLTLVQAPFSTLDEHVESADGVVLDIGISSMQIDQPERGFSFRADGPLDMRMAQAGLSAADVVNSFKMGDLARIFGFLGEERHAGRIARMIENRREKRPFERTLDLADAIETHIGRAPKDKIHPATRVFQALRIFVNDELGELAKALFAAERALKPGGRLVVVTFHSLEDRIVKRFIADRADAMTGSRHLPEAQARTATFRKAGGGVTPGDAEISANPRSRSARLRAAIRTDAPARAGDFSIFGLPKLPGPKLPGTDRSGER; encoded by the coding sequence ATGATGGCTGGCAACGGCGATGACCCTCACGCCGTTGGCGGACCGGCCCGCCACATTCCGGTCCTCCTTGGCGAAGTGCTGGAAGCGCTTTCGCCGGTGGAAGGCGATTTGATCGTCGACGGCACGTTCGGCGCCGGCGGCTATACCAAGGCCATTCTGGCCGAGGGGGCTTCCGTCGTGGCCATCGACCGCGATCCCGATGCGATCGCCGCCGGGCGTGCGCTCGAAGCGCAATCGGCTGGCCGGCTGACGCTCGTCCAAGCGCCGTTCTCGACGCTGGACGAGCATGTCGAAAGCGCTGACGGCGTCGTGCTCGATATCGGCATCTCCTCCATGCAGATCGACCAGCCGGAGCGGGGCTTCTCGTTTCGCGCCGACGGGCCGCTCGATATGCGCATGGCTCAGGCCGGCTTGAGCGCCGCCGATGTCGTCAACTCCTTCAAGATGGGCGACCTCGCTCGCATCTTCGGGTTCCTCGGTGAGGAGCGCCATGCCGGCCGCATCGCCCGCATGATCGAGAACCGTCGCGAAAAGCGTCCGTTCGAACGCACGCTCGATCTGGCCGACGCCATCGAAACGCATATCGGCCGCGCGCCCAAGGACAAGATCCATCCAGCCACCCGCGTCTTCCAGGCGCTGCGCATCTTCGTCAATGACGAGCTTGGCGAACTGGCCAAGGCGTTGTTCGCCGCTGAACGTGCTTTGAAGCCCGGTGGACGGCTCGTCGTGGTGACCTTTCATTCGCTGGAAGACCGTATCGTCAAACGCTTCATCGCCGATCGTGCCGACGCCATGACGGGCTCGCGGCATCTGCCCGAGGCGCAGGCGCGCACCGCGACCTTCCGCAAGGCGGGCGGCGGCGTGACGCCCGGTGATGCCGAGATTTCAGCCAATCCGCGATCGCGCTCCGCCAGGCTGCGCGCGGCAATTCGCACGGACGCGCCAGCGCGCGCCGGCGACTTTTCGATTTTCGGCCTGCCCAAACTTCCCGGCCCAAAACTTCCCGGCACCGATCGGTCGGGAGAGAGGTGA
- the mraZ gene encoding division/cell wall cluster transcriptional repressor MraZ, whose amino-acid sequence MDRFLSNTVSRIDAKGRVSVPAHFRAVVQKRGYSELYALRCLDLQAMDVGGLDLLDRYEQRIAQEDPFLRTADDMSFFCHGDGTFLKLDQDGRITMTDFIREHTGISAEAAFVGRGNFFQIWEPGRLAAYGAQARARLLQLRQGTKPGERPE is encoded by the coding sequence ATGGACCGGTTTCTCTCAAATACGGTGAGCAGGATCGATGCGAAGGGACGGGTTTCCGTTCCGGCGCATTTCCGTGCCGTTGTGCAGAAACGTGGCTATTCGGAACTTTACGCGCTGCGCTGCCTGGACCTGCAGGCGATGGATGTCGGTGGGCTGGACCTGCTCGACCGCTACGAGCAGCGCATCGCGCAAGAGGATCCTTTCCTGCGGACGGCGGACGACATGTCCTTCTTCTGCCATGGCGATGGGACGTTCCTGAAGCTCGATCAGGACGGTCGCATCACGATGACGGATTTCATTCGCGAGCACACCGGCATTTCGGCGGAAGCGGCCTTTGTCGGGCGCGGCAATTTCTTTCAGATCTGGGAGCCGGGACGGCTTGCGGCCTATGGCGCGCAAGCCCGCGCCCGGCTGTTGCAGCTTCGGCAGGGGACGAAGCCTGGGGAGCGACCGGAATGA